A genomic window from Silene latifolia isolate original U9 population chromosome 11, ASM4854445v1, whole genome shotgun sequence includes:
- the LOC141612505 gene encoding putative receptor-like protein kinase At5g39000: MIWNQYRIRIIWSTIIVLSCIKSDALDTPLLINCGLPKSTQFESSFEGLPWQSDDDPAFAPANLNNVSTSVSEDAADDVPFKIGRVFWSDITYTFSITPGPIFIRLYFFPNVTSNNTHPHLFSTSLVANNYTLLHNFNPFLNSLQKTTLQYEFHLILKNGENNLKLTFSPGGIINNNTRSSFGYINGIEIESIPESLYINESNLNYTYATYPANVYYLGQNSTAFQTAYRLNVGGEYVDMNDDNPGGMKRKWDADEDYVVGERGIKLEPYPNWNSSKIKSGKKVPAYTAPKIVYGTSRSLGFNSAAINLKRNLTWMFPVDPGFDYVVRLHFCEMDIDDTGSEQRVMYVYIGGYVAQEYLDIWAEAGGFGIPMYKDYVISLPDISNGSKVALSVALHPYLDYVTDVSLSGLEILKLSDPTRNLAVPNPPYNVTDTTSLNQTPSHKSSIRKTINIIGSVIGGLLLVSVILLALFRRKVQYNKLFTSANSSRPSLPSDLCRRFSLTQIRIATRDFDQNLIIGRGGFGKVYKGCIDGGATDVAIKRLNPTSKQGEQEFLTEIEMLSRLRHMHLVSLIGYCDEKGEMMLIYEYMPRGTLRDHLIYRDTKGTNNNQVLSWNQRLTICLGSARGLEYLHAGTKQLIIHRDVKSTNILLDEKWTAKVSDFGLSKVGPASDTGEGHVSTTVKGSFGYLDPDYYKRGQLTEKSDIYSFGVMLFEVLCARPAVGLNLPKVRACYTKRILHTLVDPTLTGQITPECLSKFGEIAELCVRVNHDERPSMRDVVWSLEFMLTLQQDGENTSDGSPMVELTISSNATGGSENGASTISFGEYICESRTVGVNTQGSTVASNTAVTNSHMEVKSGSVFSEIFNLRAR, translated from the exons ATGATTTGGAATCAGTATAGAATCAGGATCATATGGAGTACTATAATTGTATTAAGTTGTATCAAGAGTGATGCTTTAGACACTCCACTCCTCATCAATTGTGGGCTTCCCAAGTCCACCCAATTTGAGTCCTCGTTTGAGGGTCTTCCATGGCAAAGTGACGACGACCCTGCTTTCGCTCCAGCTAACCTCAACAACGTCTCAACTAGCGTCTCAGAGGATGCTGCTGATGACGTGCCATTCAAAATAGGTCGGGTATTCTGGTCTGATATCACCTACACCTTTTCTATCACTCCAGGTCCTATATTCATACGCCTCTACTTCTTCCCAAATGTTACCTCCAACAACACTCATCCTCACCTATTTTCGACATCTCTCGTTGCTAATAACTATACTCTTCTACACAACTTCAACCCTTTTCTCAACTCGCTCCAAAAAACTACGCTACAATATGAATTCCATCTCATCCTCAAAAATGGTGAAAATAATCTCAAATTAACCTTCTCTCCAGGcggtataataaataataatacaaGATCATCCTTCGGATACATCAACGGTATAGAAATAGAATCAATTCCGGAGAGTTTGTACATAAACGAGTCCAACCTGAATTATACCTATGCCACATATCCTGCAAACGTGTACTACTTGGGTCAAAATTCGACTGCGTTCCAGACAGCTTACAGGCTTAACGTGGGAGGAGAGTACGTGGATATGAATGACGATAATCCAGGGGGAATGAAGCGTAAATGGGACGCAGACGAAGACTACGTAGTGGGGGAACGAGGCATAAAGTTGGAACCCTATCCAAACTGGAACAGCTCAAAGATTAAGAGCGGCAAGAAAGTGCCGGCCTACACGGCGCCTAAGATAGTATACGGGACGAGTAGGAGTTTGGGATTCAACTCGGCTGCTATAAATTTGAAGCGGAACCTTACGTGGATGTTCCCGGTGGACCCGGGGTTTGATTATGTGGTGAGGCTTCATTTCTGTGAGATGGATATTGATGACACAGGGAGTGAACAGAGGGTGATGTATGTGTATATTGGTGGATATGTTGCGCAGGAGTATCTTGATATTTGGGCCGAGGCTGGAGGGTTTGGTATTCCCATGTACAAGGATTATGTTATAAGTCTGCCCGATATCAGTAATGGTTCCAAAGTCGCCCTTTCCGTTGCCCTTCATCCTTACCTTGACTA TGTTACAGATGTCTCACTGAGCGGGTTAGAGATCCTGAAGTTGAGCGATCCAACTAGAAATCTTGCAGTTCCAAATCCACCTTACAACGTTACCGACACAACTTCACTAAATCAAACTCCAAGCCATAAAAGTTCAATCCGTAAGACAATCAATATTATAGGAAGTGTCATTGGTGGTTTACTACTAGTTTCTGTTATTCTACTCGCTCTGTTTCGACGCAAAGTACAATATAATAAGCTATTTACATCGGCCAACTCCTCTAGACCGTCCTTACCATCTGATCTTTGTCGACGCTTCTCACTGACCCAGATAAGGATTGCCACTCGCGACTTCGATCAGAACTTAATCATTGGTCGGGGCGGGTTTGGCAAGGTGTACAAAGGTTGCATAGATGGTGGAGCCACTGATGTGGCTATCAAACGACTAAACCCGACATCCAAACAGGGGGAGCAAGAGTTCCTTACTGAAATTGAGATGCTTTCAAGACTACGTCACATGCATTTGGTGTCCTTGATCGGGTATTGTGATGAAAAGGGAGAGATGATGTTGATATACGAGTACATGCCCCGTGGCACCCTTCGTGACCATTTGATTTACAGGGACACTAAGGGAACAAACAACAATCAAGTATTATCATGGAACCAACGTTTGACTATTTGCCTCGGATCGGCTCGTGGGCTAGAATATCTTCATGCAGGCACAAAGCAACTCATTATCCACCGTGATGTCAAGTCCACCAATATCTTGCTCGATGAAAAATGGACCGCCAAGGTGTCAGACTTTGGGCTCTCGAAAGTGGGCCCTGCAAGTGACACAGGAGAGGGCCATGTTAGCACTACTGTTAAAGGTAGCTTTGGGTATTTGGATCCAGACTATTATAAACGTGGACAATTAACTGAGAAGTCAGACATTTATTCATTTGGTGTCATGTTATTTGAAGTCCTATGTGCCCGACCTGCGGTTGGCCTTAACCTTCCTAAAGTTCGTGCTTGCTATACAAAAAGAATCCTCCACACTTTAGTCGATCCTACTCTAACGGGTCAAATCACACCTGAGTGTCTAAGTAAATTTGGAGAGATAGCAGAGTTGTGCGTAAGAGTCAATCACGATGAACGTCCCTCGATGAGGGACGTAGTATGGAGTTTAGAATTCATGCTAACACTTCAACAAGACGGAGAGAACACTAGTGATGGTAGTCCAATGGTGGAACTTACTATTAGTAGTAATGCTACTGGTGGCAGTGAAAATGGTGCTTCCACAATTTCATTTGGGGAATATATTTGCGAAAGCAGAACAGTTGGTGTTAATACTCAAGGGTCGACTGTGGCTAGTAATACTGCTGTTACAAATTCTCATATGGAGGTCAAGTCGGGTTCAGTCTTTTCTGAGATCTTTAATCTACGGGCTAGATGA